In a single window of the Danio rerio strain Tuebingen ecotype United States chromosome 20, GRCz12tu, whole genome shotgun sequence genome:
- the si:ch211-51a19.5 gene encoding uncharacterized protein LOC100034589: MESSPHVCLTVRCLEENMSAGLPEVISPTRSSTASTCTDTVSLSSTDHDDPEQPMQNQMTRASRCLMVDAERAKRIVQDALEKQSGGDEVLDEYKATKTLKHSTRRQLVNIVVSHMTEIHGRIPTRKQRETYALGIISLFPSLRDPFSAKGYINQDFGLLFNAETSNKLLERWETSFKHKIINEAKSLTSTAEIRGLINSAEGQGSENGRKRTKISPTEAVERLVHFHKSCTSIEGHLSKREGHQPYLLGTGRIKGRIDNFYVVMDKHLIPCAGTSSLSAVDELFKIHYVFNLTYEEALVNIFTFLQTTVYNIDVGLTSESPRVKELRAKILN, from the exons ATGGAAAGCAGTCCACATGTATGCTTAACTGTAAGATGCTTGGAAGAAAATATGTCTGCTGGCCTGCCTGAGg tgatttCACCCACAAGATCATCAACAGCCAGCACATGTACTGATACAGTTTCACTCTCTTCTACGGATCATGATGATCCAGAGCAACCAATGCAGAATCAAATGACAAGGGCCAGCAGGTGCTTGATGGTAGATGCTGAAAGGGCAAAACGG ATTGTCCAAGATGCTTTGGAAAAGCAATCTGGTGGTGATGAAGTGCTTGATGAATACAAGGCCACAAAAACTTTAAAGCACAGCACTAGACGGCAACTGGTTAATATTGTTGTCAGTCACATGACAGAGATTCATGG GAGAATTCCCACCCGCAAGCAACGGGAGACTTATGCCTTGGGTATTATTTCTCTCTTTCCCAGCCTGAGAGACCCGTTTTCAGCAAAAGGCTAT ATAAATCAAGACTTTGGTTTGCTGTTCAATGCTGAAACATCCAACAAGTTGCTTGAGAGATGGGAGACCTCATTTAAGCACAAGATCATCAATGAGGCCAAATCTCTAACTTCAACTGCAGAAATTCGTGGTCTTATCAATTCAGCAGAGGGACAAGGATCTGAAAATG GGAGAAAGAGGACTAAGATTAGTCCAACAGAGGCCGTTGAAAGACTTGTGCATTTCCATAAG TCTTGCACCAGTATTGAAGGCCATCTCAGTAAGAGGGAAGGCCACCAGCCATATCTACTTGGAACAGGAAGGATCAAGGGGAGGATCGACAATTTCTATGTGGTTATGGACAAACATCTCATTCCTTGTGCAGGAACCAGCTCCTTGAGTGCCGTTGATGAACTCTTTAAAATCCACTACGTGTTCAACTTGACGTATGAGGAAGCACTTGTCAACATCTTCACCTTTTTGCAGACTACAGTCTACAACATTGATGTTGGACTTACCAGTGAGTCACCCAGGGTAAAAGAACTGCGTGCAAAGATTTTAAACTAA
- the si:ch211-51a19.5 gene encoding uncharacterized protein isoform X2 codes for MLVKVQYQGVKKYVKLLTDFTFQYFISEVKSKFGLPTTADLQVFDDTDTNVEEDIFHELMESSPHVCLTVRCLEENMSAGLPEVISPTRSSTASTCTDTVSLSSTDHDDPEQPMQNQMTRASRCLMVDAERAKRIVQDALEKQSGGDEVLDEYKATKTLKHSTRRQLVNIVVSHMTEIHGRIPTRKQRETYALGIISLFPSLRDPFSAKGYEHFYDPEKGTGFIAWRLKTLSRKNPKRVRLEVSEVGGPSLKRRIDTGQQLEGDACREAISFLVHTADESEVLLKMKETFKRRQELVHDPKKSADILNIFPRFLDVKGLINQDFGLLFNAETSNKLLERWETSFKHKIINEAKSLTSTAEIRGLINSAEGQGSENDWDSDMSAVLLLLHLLPPSSGRKRTKISPTEAVERLVHFHKSCTSIEGHLSKREGHQPYLLGTGRIKGRIDNFYVVMDKHLIPCAGTSSLSAVDELFKIHYVFNLTYEEALVNIFTFLQTTVYNIDVGLTSESPRVKELRAKILN; via the exons ATGTTGGTGAAAGTTCAATATCAAGGAgtgaaaaaatatgtaaaattgctTACTGATTTTACATTCCAATATTTTATCAGTGAAG tgaaAAGCAAATTTGGATTACCAACAACTGCAGATCTTCAAGTTTTTGATGACACGGACACTAATGTAGAAGAGGACATCTTCCACGAGTTAATGGAAAGCAGTCCACATGTATGCTTAACTGTAAGATGCTTGGAAGAAAATATGTCTGCTGGCCTGCCTGAGg tgatttCACCCACAAGATCATCAACAGCCAGCACATGTACTGATACAGTTTCACTCTCTTCTACGGATCATGATGATCCAGAGCAACCAATGCAGAATCAAATGACAAGGGCCAGCAGGTGCTTGATGGTAGATGCTGAAAGGGCAAAACGG ATTGTCCAAGATGCTTTGGAAAAGCAATCTGGTGGTGATGAAGTGCTTGATGAATACAAGGCCACAAAAACTTTAAAGCACAGCACTAGACGGCAACTGGTTAATATTGTTGTCAGTCACATGACAGAGATTCATGG GAGAATTCCCACCCGCAAGCAACGGGAGACTTATGCCTTGGGTATTATTTCTCTCTTTCCCAGCCTGAGAGACCCGTTTTCAGCAAAAGGCTAT GAACATTTCTACGATCCGGAAAAGGGAACAGGTTTCATTGCCTGGCGCCTTAAAACTTTATCAAGGAAGAACCCAAAACGTGTTCGCTTGGAGGTATCTGAAGTTGGAGGACCAAGTCTCAAACGAAGGATAGACACTGGGCAACAACTTGAAGGGGATGCATGCAGGGAGGCAATTTCTTTTCTTGTCCACACAGCTGATGAAAGTGAAGTTTTGCTAAAAATGAAGGAAACCTTTAAGCGTAGACAAGAACTGGTGCATGATCCTAAAAAATCAGCTGACATCCTCAACATCTTTCCAAGATTTTTGGATGTGAAAGGATTg ATAAATCAAGACTTTGGTTTGCTGTTCAATGCTGAAACATCCAACAAGTTGCTTGAGAGATGGGAGACCTCATTTAAGCACAAGATCATCAATGAGGCCAAATCTCTAACTTCAACTGCAGAAATTCGTGGTCTTATCAATTCAGCAGAGGGACAAGGATCTGAAAATG ATTGGGATAGTGATATGTCAGCTGTCCTACTCCTGTTGCATCTCCTACCTCCTTCTTCAGGGAGAAAGAGGACTAAGATTAGTCCAACAGAGGCCGTTGAAAGACTTGTGCATTTCCATAAG TCTTGCACCAGTATTGAAGGCCATCTCAGTAAGAGGGAAGGCCACCAGCCATATCTACTTGGAACAGGAAGGATCAAGGGGAGGATCGACAATTTCTATGTGGTTATGGACAAACATCTCATTCCTTGTGCAGGAACCAGCTCCTTGAGTGCCGTTGATGAACTCTTTAAAATCCACTACGTGTTCAACTTGACGTATGAGGAAGCACTTGTCAACATCTTCACCTTTTTGCAGACTACAGTCTACAACATTGATGTTGGACTTACCAGTGAGTCACCCAGGGTAAAAGAACTGCGTGCAAAGATTTTAAACTAA
- the si:ch211-51a19.5 gene encoding uncharacterized protein isoform X1 has protein sequence MLVKVQYQGVKKYVKLLTDFTFQYFISEVKSKFGLPTTADLQVFDDTDTNVEEDIFHELMESSPHVCLTVRCLEENMSAGLPEVISPTRSSTASTCTDTVSLSSTDHDDPEQPMQNQMTRASRCLMVDAERAKRIVQDALEKQSGGDEVLDEYKATKTLKHSTRRQLVNIVVSHMTEIHGRIPTRKQRETYALGIISLFPSLRDPFSAKGYVRICLSILNTNMFVCFNYLKEHFYDPEKGTGFIAWRLKTLSRKNPKRVRLEVSEVGGPSLKRRIDTGQQLEGDACREAISFLVHTADESEVLLKMKETFKRRQELVHDPKKSADILNIFPRFLDVKGLINQDFGLLFNAETSNKLLERWETSFKHKIINEAKSLTSTAEIRGLINSAEGQGSENDWDSDMSAVLLLLHLLPPSSGRKRTKISPTEAVERLVHFHKSCTSIEGHLSKREGHQPYLLGTGRIKGRIDNFYVVMDKHLIPCAGTSSLSAVDELFKIHYVFNLTYEEALVNIFTFLQTTVYNIDVGLTSESPRVKELRAKILN, from the exons ATGTTGGTGAAAGTTCAATATCAAGGAgtgaaaaaatatgtaaaattgctTACTGATTTTACATTCCAATATTTTATCAGTGAAG tgaaAAGCAAATTTGGATTACCAACAACTGCAGATCTTCAAGTTTTTGATGACACGGACACTAATGTAGAAGAGGACATCTTCCACGAGTTAATGGAAAGCAGTCCACATGTATGCTTAACTGTAAGATGCTTGGAAGAAAATATGTCTGCTGGCCTGCCTGAGg tgatttCACCCACAAGATCATCAACAGCCAGCACATGTACTGATACAGTTTCACTCTCTTCTACGGATCATGATGATCCAGAGCAACCAATGCAGAATCAAATGACAAGGGCCAGCAGGTGCTTGATGGTAGATGCTGAAAGGGCAAAACGG ATTGTCCAAGATGCTTTGGAAAAGCAATCTGGTGGTGATGAAGTGCTTGATGAATACAAGGCCACAAAAACTTTAAAGCACAGCACTAGACGGCAACTGGTTAATATTGTTGTCAGTCACATGACAGAGATTCATGG GAGAATTCCCACCCGCAAGCAACGGGAGACTTATGCCTTGGGTATTATTTCTCTCTTTCCCAGCCTGAGAGACCCGTTTTCAGCAAAAGGCTATGTAAGAATTTGTCTTAGTATACTTAACACAAACATGTTcgtctgttttaattatttaaag GAACATTTCTACGATCCGGAAAAGGGAACAGGTTTCATTGCCTGGCGCCTTAAAACTTTATCAAGGAAGAACCCAAAACGTGTTCGCTTGGAGGTATCTGAAGTTGGAGGACCAAGTCTCAAACGAAGGATAGACACTGGGCAACAACTTGAAGGGGATGCATGCAGGGAGGCAATTTCTTTTCTTGTCCACACAGCTGATGAAAGTGAAGTTTTGCTAAAAATGAAGGAAACCTTTAAGCGTAGACAAGAACTGGTGCATGATCCTAAAAAATCAGCTGACATCCTCAACATCTTTCCAAGATTTTTGGATGTGAAAGGATTg ATAAATCAAGACTTTGGTTTGCTGTTCAATGCTGAAACATCCAACAAGTTGCTTGAGAGATGGGAGACCTCATTTAAGCACAAGATCATCAATGAGGCCAAATCTCTAACTTCAACTGCAGAAATTCGTGGTCTTATCAATTCAGCAGAGGGACAAGGATCTGAAAATG ATTGGGATAGTGATATGTCAGCTGTCCTACTCCTGTTGCATCTCCTACCTCCTTCTTCAGGGAGAAAGAGGACTAAGATTAGTCCAACAGAGGCCGTTGAAAGACTTGTGCATTTCCATAAG TCTTGCACCAGTATTGAAGGCCATCTCAGTAAGAGGGAAGGCCACCAGCCATATCTACTTGGAACAGGAAGGATCAAGGGGAGGATCGACAATTTCTATGTGGTTATGGACAAACATCTCATTCCTTGTGCAGGAACCAGCTCCTTGAGTGCCGTTGATGAACTCTTTAAAATCCACTACGTGTTCAACTTGACGTATGAGGAAGCACTTGTCAACATCTTCACCTTTTTGCAGACTACAGTCTACAACATTGATGTTGGACTTACCAGTGAGTCACCCAGGGTAAAAGAACTGCGTGCAAAGATTTTAAACTAA
- the si:ch211-51a19.5 gene encoding uncharacterized protein isoform X4 — protein MESSPHVCLTVRCLEENMSAGLPEVISPTRSSTASTCTDTVSLSSTDHDDPEQPMQNQMTRASRCLMVDAERAKRIVQDALEKQSGGDEVLDEYKATKTLKHSTRRQLVNIVVSHMTEIHGRIPTRKQRETYALGIISLFPSLRDPFSAKGYEHFYDPEKGTGFIAWRLKTLSRKNPKRVRLEVSEVGGPSLKRRIDTGQQLEGDACREAISFLVHTADESEVLLKMKETFKRRQELVHDPKKSADILNIFPRFLDVKGLINQDFGLLFNAETSNKLLERWETSFKHKIINEAKSLTSTAEIRGLINSAEGQGSENDWDSDMSAVLLLLHLLPPSSGRKRTKISPTEAVERLVHFHKSCTSIEGHLSKREGHQPYLLGTGRIKGRIDNFYVVMDKHLIPCAGTSSLSAVDELFKIHYVFNLTYEEALVNIFTFLQTTVYNIDVGLTSESPRVKELRAKILN, from the exons ATGGAAAGCAGTCCACATGTATGCTTAACTGTAAGATGCTTGGAAGAAAATATGTCTGCTGGCCTGCCTGAGg tgatttCACCCACAAGATCATCAACAGCCAGCACATGTACTGATACAGTTTCACTCTCTTCTACGGATCATGATGATCCAGAGCAACCAATGCAGAATCAAATGACAAGGGCCAGCAGGTGCTTGATGGTAGATGCTGAAAGGGCAAAACGG ATTGTCCAAGATGCTTTGGAAAAGCAATCTGGTGGTGATGAAGTGCTTGATGAATACAAGGCCACAAAAACTTTAAAGCACAGCACTAGACGGCAACTGGTTAATATTGTTGTCAGTCACATGACAGAGATTCATGG GAGAATTCCCACCCGCAAGCAACGGGAGACTTATGCCTTGGGTATTATTTCTCTCTTTCCCAGCCTGAGAGACCCGTTTTCAGCAAAAGGCTAT GAACATTTCTACGATCCGGAAAAGGGAACAGGTTTCATTGCCTGGCGCCTTAAAACTTTATCAAGGAAGAACCCAAAACGTGTTCGCTTGGAGGTATCTGAAGTTGGAGGACCAAGTCTCAAACGAAGGATAGACACTGGGCAACAACTTGAAGGGGATGCATGCAGGGAGGCAATTTCTTTTCTTGTCCACACAGCTGATGAAAGTGAAGTTTTGCTAAAAATGAAGGAAACCTTTAAGCGTAGACAAGAACTGGTGCATGATCCTAAAAAATCAGCTGACATCCTCAACATCTTTCCAAGATTTTTGGATGTGAAAGGATTg ATAAATCAAGACTTTGGTTTGCTGTTCAATGCTGAAACATCCAACAAGTTGCTTGAGAGATGGGAGACCTCATTTAAGCACAAGATCATCAATGAGGCCAAATCTCTAACTTCAACTGCAGAAATTCGTGGTCTTATCAATTCAGCAGAGGGACAAGGATCTGAAAATG ATTGGGATAGTGATATGTCAGCTGTCCTACTCCTGTTGCATCTCCTACCTCCTTCTTCAGGGAGAAAGAGGACTAAGATTAGTCCAACAGAGGCCGTTGAAAGACTTGTGCATTTCCATAAG TCTTGCACCAGTATTGAAGGCCATCTCAGTAAGAGGGAAGGCCACCAGCCATATCTACTTGGAACAGGAAGGATCAAGGGGAGGATCGACAATTTCTATGTGGTTATGGACAAACATCTCATTCCTTGTGCAGGAACCAGCTCCTTGAGTGCCGTTGATGAACTCTTTAAAATCCACTACGTGTTCAACTTGACGTATGAGGAAGCACTTGTCAACATCTTCACCTTTTTGCAGACTACAGTCTACAACATTGATGTTGGACTTACCAGTGAGTCACCCAGGGTAAAAGAACTGCGTGCAAAGATTTTAAACTAA
- the si:ch211-51a19.5 gene encoding uncharacterized protein isoform X3, giving the protein MESSPHVCLTVRCLEENMSAGLPEVISPTRSSTASTCTDTVSLSSTDHDDPEQPMQNQMTRASRCLMVDAERAKRIVQDALEKQSGGDEVLDEYKATKTLKHSTRRQLVNIVVSHMTEIHGRIPTRKQRETYALGIISLFPSLRDPFSAKGYVRICLSILNTNMFVCFNYLKEHFYDPEKGTGFIAWRLKTLSRKNPKRVRLEVSEVGGPSLKRRIDTGQQLEGDACREAISFLVHTADESEVLLKMKETFKRRQELVHDPKKSADILNIFPRFLDVKGLINQDFGLLFNAETSNKLLERWETSFKHKIINEAKSLTSTAEIRGLINSAEGQGSENDWDSDMSAVLLLLHLLPPSSGRKRTKISPTEAVERLVHFHKSCTSIEGHLSKREGHQPYLLGTGRIKGRIDNFYVVMDKHLIPCAGTSSLSAVDELFKIHYVFNLTYEEALVNIFTFLQTTVYNIDVGLTSESPRVKELRAKILN; this is encoded by the exons ATGGAAAGCAGTCCACATGTATGCTTAACTGTAAGATGCTTGGAAGAAAATATGTCTGCTGGCCTGCCTGAGg tgatttCACCCACAAGATCATCAACAGCCAGCACATGTACTGATACAGTTTCACTCTCTTCTACGGATCATGATGATCCAGAGCAACCAATGCAGAATCAAATGACAAGGGCCAGCAGGTGCTTGATGGTAGATGCTGAAAGGGCAAAACGG ATTGTCCAAGATGCTTTGGAAAAGCAATCTGGTGGTGATGAAGTGCTTGATGAATACAAGGCCACAAAAACTTTAAAGCACAGCACTAGACGGCAACTGGTTAATATTGTTGTCAGTCACATGACAGAGATTCATGG GAGAATTCCCACCCGCAAGCAACGGGAGACTTATGCCTTGGGTATTATTTCTCTCTTTCCCAGCCTGAGAGACCCGTTTTCAGCAAAAGGCTATGTAAGAATTTGTCTTAGTATACTTAACACAAACATGTTcgtctgttttaattatttaaag GAACATTTCTACGATCCGGAAAAGGGAACAGGTTTCATTGCCTGGCGCCTTAAAACTTTATCAAGGAAGAACCCAAAACGTGTTCGCTTGGAGGTATCTGAAGTTGGAGGACCAAGTCTCAAACGAAGGATAGACACTGGGCAACAACTTGAAGGGGATGCATGCAGGGAGGCAATTTCTTTTCTTGTCCACACAGCTGATGAAAGTGAAGTTTTGCTAAAAATGAAGGAAACCTTTAAGCGTAGACAAGAACTGGTGCATGATCCTAAAAAATCAGCTGACATCCTCAACATCTTTCCAAGATTTTTGGATGTGAAAGGATTg ATAAATCAAGACTTTGGTTTGCTGTTCAATGCTGAAACATCCAACAAGTTGCTTGAGAGATGGGAGACCTCATTTAAGCACAAGATCATCAATGAGGCCAAATCTCTAACTTCAACTGCAGAAATTCGTGGTCTTATCAATTCAGCAGAGGGACAAGGATCTGAAAATG ATTGGGATAGTGATATGTCAGCTGTCCTACTCCTGTTGCATCTCCTACCTCCTTCTTCAGGGAGAAAGAGGACTAAGATTAGTCCAACAGAGGCCGTTGAAAGACTTGTGCATTTCCATAAG TCTTGCACCAGTATTGAAGGCCATCTCAGTAAGAGGGAAGGCCACCAGCCATATCTACTTGGAACAGGAAGGATCAAGGGGAGGATCGACAATTTCTATGTGGTTATGGACAAACATCTCATTCCTTGTGCAGGAACCAGCTCCTTGAGTGCCGTTGATGAACTCTTTAAAATCCACTACGTGTTCAACTTGACGTATGAGGAAGCACTTGTCAACATCTTCACCTTTTTGCAGACTACAGTCTACAACATTGATGTTGGACTTACCAGTGAGTCACCCAGGGTAAAAGAACTGCGTGCAAAGATTTTAAACTAA